AGAATAAAGAAACACTGCAGCGAAGAGAAAAGAAAGACATTCAATTGTTTTTCCGAGTATTTCGGATGCATCTGTTGTTTGAGAACTCAATAGTGTGCCAAGTTTATTGATACCAATTATTTTAATTGGTTGAACTGGTTCTTCCGCCCACCCCGTGGGTTGGGAGGACTTTTTTAGCTGGTTTCGAATTTAGTGCAGGACCGTGCAGCCAATTTTCCTTGGCTCCGGTGCTGTGTCTGTAACACATTTACGGAGAGTTTGATCCTGGCTCAGGATGAACGCTGGCGGCGTGCTTAACACATGCAAGTCGAACGATGACTTTTGTGCTTGCACAAAATGATTAGTGGCGAACGGGTGAGTAACACGTGAGTAACCTGCCCTTAACTTCGGGATAAGCCTGGGAAACCGGGTCTAATACCGGATACGACGGTCCACCGCATGGTGGTCCGTGGAAAGCTTGATGCGGTTTTGGATGGACTCGCGGCCTATCAGCTAGTTGGTTGGGGTAATGGCCCACCAAGGCGACGACGGGTAGCCGGCCTGAGAGGGTGACCGGCCACACTGGGACTGAGACACGGCCCAGACTCCTACGGGAGGCAGCAGTGGGGAATATTGCACAATGGGCGAAAGCCTGATGCAGCGACGCCGCGTGAGGGACGAAGGCCTTCGGGTTGTAAACCTCTTTCAGCAGGGAAGAAGCGAAAGTGACGGTACCTGCAGAAGAAGCGCCGGCTAACTACGTGCCAGCAGCCGCGGTAATACGTAGGGCGCAAGCGTTATCCGGAATTATTGGGCGTAAAGAGCTCGTAGGCGGTTTGTCGCGTCTGCTGTGAAAGCCCGGGGCTCAACCCCGGGTCTGCAGTGGGTACGGGCAGACTAGAGTGCAGTAGGGGAGACTGGAATTCCTGGTGTAGCGGTGAAATGCGCAGATATCAGGAGGAACACCGATGGCGAAGGCAGGTCTCTGGGCTGTAACTGACGCTGAGGAGCGAAAGCATGGGGAGCGAACAGGATTAGATACCCTGGTAGTCCATGCCGTAAACGTTGGGCACTAGGTGTGGGGGACATTCCACGTTTTCCGCGCCGTAGCTAACGCATTAAGTGCCCCGCCTGGGGAGTACGGCCGCAAGGCTAAAACTCAAAGGAATTGACGGGGGCCCGCACAAGCGGCGGAGCATGCGGATTAATTCGATGCAACGCGAAGAACCTTACCAAGGCTTGACATGAACCGGAAAAGCGTAGAAATACGCTCCCCACTTGTGGTCGGTTTACAGGTGGTGCATGGTTGTCGTCAGCTCGTGTCGTGAGATGTTGGGTTAAGTCCCGCAACGAGCGCAACCCTCGTTCTATGTTGCCAGCGCGTTATGGCGGGGACTCATAGGAGACTGCCGGGGTCAACTCGGAGGAAGGTGGGGACGACGTCAAATCATCATGCCCCTTATGTCTTGGGCTTCACGCATGCTACAATGGCCGGTACAAAGGGTTGCGATACTGTGAGGTGGAGCTAATCCCAAAAAGCCGGTCTCAGTTCGGATTGAGGTCTGCAACTCGACCTCATGAAGTTGGAGTCGCTAGTAATCGCAGATCAGCAACGCTGCGGTGAATACGTTCCCGGGCCTTGTACACACCGCCCGTCAAGTCACGAAAGTTGGTAACACCCGAAGCCGGTGGCCTAACCCCTTGTGGGAGGGAGCCGTCGAAGGTGGGACCGGCGATTGGGACTAAGTCGTAACAAGGTAGCCGTACCGGAAGGTGCGGCTGGATCACCTCCTTTCTAAGGAGCACCTCAGAGTTTTCCGTGTCCTTCCACAGTGTTGGAGGCGGGCTTTGCAGGAGATGCCCATCTCGGAGACATTCGTTCTCCGGTGGGTGCTCAAGGGTGGAATATCAATAAGCAGGTGCCCGGCGTTGAGCCTGGCAGTCTAGTACGCCGTGCGTGCCCCACTTGTGGGGCGTTGTATTGGTTGGAAACCGCTGCCGGTCTTCAAGTACCGGGTTTTTCCGTTTGGCACACTGTTGGGTCCTGAGACAACAGGACCGAAGAATTTCAAGCCTTCTTGAAGGGTTGGAAGGAACACGGTTTCGTGTTGTTTCTGATTGTTCCTGCGCAGGTCCAAGACCGTCCACGGTGAATACGTGGTGGTGGCGGGGTGTGACGGGGTTGTTGTTTGAGAACTACATAGTGGACGCGAGCATCTTAAAATTATTAAGTGCAATTTCAGATAAACCTGGTGCTCCGGGTCATGCCCTTGCGGTGTGGTCCGGTGTTGTCATGGTTTTCTCGATAGCAGGAAATATTTATTGATCTTTGTGGTCAAGTTTTTAAGGGCACACGGTGGATGCCTTGGCATCAGGAGCCGAAGAAGGACGTAGGAATCTGCGATAAGCCTGGGGGAGTTGATAACCGAGCGTTGATCCCAGGATGTCCGAATGGGGAAACCCCGCCCGGCGCGCGAGTGACCGGGTGACCCGCATCTGAACACATAGGGTGCGTGGAGGGAACGTGGGGAAGTGAAACATCTCAGTACCCACAGGAAGAGAAAACAACAGTGATTCCGTTAGTAGTGGCGAGCGAACGCGGAAGAGGCTAAACCAGTGGTGTGTGATAGCCGGCGGGCGTTGCATCACTGGGGTTGCGGGACTTTCCGTACCGATTCTGCCGGATCGGTGAAGTGAGTGCAGATGCATAGGTGAACTGGTTTGAAAGCCAGGCCGTAGAGGGTGTTAGCCCCGTAACCGGAATGTATGCTGCCGCTTGGAGAGGATCCCAAGTAGCACGGGGCCCGAGAAATCCCGTGCGAATCTGCCAGGACCACCTGGTAAGCCTAAATACTCCCTGATGACCGATAGCGGACAAGTACCGTGAGGGAAAGGTGAAAAGTACCCCGGGAGGGGAGTGAAACAGTACCTGAAACCGTGTGCCTACAATCCGTTGGAGCAGGGCGATGCCACTTGTGGTGTCGTGCTTGTGACAGCGTGCCTTTTGAAGAATGAGCCTGCGAGTTAGTGTTACGTCGCGAGGTTAACCCGTGAGGGGAAGCCGTAGCGAAAGCGAGTCTGAACAGGGCGATGCAGTGGCGTGATCTAGACCCGAAGCGGAGTGATCTACCCATGGCCAGGTTGAAGCGCGTGTAAGAGCGCGTGGAGGACCGAACCCACTTCAGTTGAAAATGGAGGGGATGAGCTGTGGGTAGGGGTGAAAGGCCAATCAAACTCCGTGATAGCTGGTTCTCCCCGAAATGCATTTAGGTGCAGCGTTGCGTGTTTCTTACCGGAGGTAGAGCTACTGGATGGCTAATGGGCCCTACAAGGTTACTGACGTCAGCCAAACTCCGAATGCCGGTAAGTGAGAGCGCAGCAGTGAGACTGTGGGGGATAAGCTTCATAGTCGAGAGGGAAACAGCCCAGACCACCAACTAAGGCCCCTAAGCGTGTGCTAAGTGGGAAAGGATGTGGAGTTGCGAAGACAACCAGGAGGTTGGCTTAGAAGCAGCCATCCTTGAAAGAGTGCGTAATAGCTCACTGGTCAAGTGATTCCGCGCCGACAATGTAGCGGGGCTCAAGTACACCGCCGAAGTTGTGGCATTCAAATATTAGCCAAGCGGATGGTTTATCCATTTTCGTTCAAGCGTTTGGATGGGTAGGGGAGCGTCGTGTGGGCAGTGAAGTCGCGGTGTAAACCAGCGGTGGAGCCTACACGAGTGAGAATGCAGGCATGAGTAGCGAAAGACGGGTGAGAAACCCGTCCGCCGAATGATCAAGGGTTCCAGGGTCAAGCTAATCTGCCCTGGGTAAGTCGGGACCTAAGGCGAGGCCGACAGGCGTAGTCGATGGACAACGGGTTGATATTCCCGTACCGGCGAAAAACCGCCAATACCAAGCGGGGGACACTAACCGCCCAATACCTGACCGGCCGCCCTTGTGGCGACCCGGTTTTTGGTGGAGCGCGGGACCTGATCCTGGGAGGTAAGCGTATTAACAGGTGTGACGCAGGAAGGTAGCCGGGCCGGGCGATGGTTGTCCTGGTCTAAGGATGTAGGGTCAGCGATAGGTAAATCCGTTGCTGTGTCTTTGATGACGATACCTGAGATCTGATGGGACCCACTTTGGTGGGAATCCGGTGATCCTATGCTGCCTAGAAAAGCATCGGCGCGAGGTTTTAGCCGCCCGTACCCCAAACCGACACAGGTGATCAGGTAGAGAATACTAAGGCGATCGAGAGAATTATGGTTAAGGAACTCGGCAAAATGCCCCCGTAACTTCGGGAGAAGGGGGGCCCCAACCTTGATGGACACTTGCTGTCCGGAGGGGATCGGGGCCGCAGAGACCAGGGGGAAGCGACTGTTTACTAAAAACACAGGTCCGTGCGAAGTCGCAAGACGATGTATACGGACTGACTCCTGCCCGGTGCTGGAAGGTTAAGAGGACCGGTTAGCCCTTACGGGCGAAGCTGGGAATTTAAGCCCCAGTAAACGGCGGTGGTAACTATAACCATCCTAAGGTAGCGAAATTCCTTGTCGGGTAAGTTCCGACCTGCACGAATGGAGTAACGACTTCCCCGCTGTCTCAACCATAAACTCGGCGAAATTGCAGTACGAGTAAAGATGCTCGTTACGCGCAGCAGGACGGAAAGACCCCGAGACCTTTACTATAGTTTGGTATTGATATTCGGTGTGGCTTGTGTAGGATAGGTGGGAGACTGTGAGACCCGGACGCCAGTTCGGGTGGAGTCATCGTTGAAATACCACTCTGGTCATACTGGATATCTAACTTCGGCCCGTAATCCGGGTCAGGGACAGTGCCTGATGGGTAGTTTAACTGGGGCGGTTGCCTCCTAAAGAGTAACGGAGGCGCCCAAAGGTTCCCTCAGCCTGGTTGGCAATCAGGTGGCGAGTGTAAGTGCACAAGGGAGCTTGACTGTGAGAGAGACATCTCAAGCAGGGACGAAAGTCGGGACTAGTGATCCGGCGGTACATTGTGGAATGGCCGTCGCTCAACGGATAAAAGGTACCTCGGGGATAACAGGCTGATCTTGCCCAAGAGTCCATATCGACGGCATGGTTTGGCACCTCGATGTCGGCTCGTCGCATCCTGGGGCTGGAGTAGGTCCCAAGGGTTGGGCTGTTCGCCCATTAAAGCGGTACGCGAGCTGGGTTTAGAACGTCGTGAGACAGTTCGGTCCCTATCCGCTGCGCGCGCAGGAAATTTGAGAAGGGCTGTCCTTAGTACGAGAGGACCGGGACGGACGAACCTCTGGTGTGTCAGTTGTACTGCCAAGTGCACCGCTGATTAGCTACGTTCGGATGGGATAACCGCTGAAAGCATCTAAGCGGGAAGCCCGCTTCGAGATGAGATTTCCATACACCTTGTGTGTGAGAGGCCCCCAGCCAGACCACTGGGTTGATAGGCCGGATGTGGAAGCGGGGACTAAAGACCCGTGAAGCTGACCGGTACTAATAGGCCGATAACTTACACCACACCACAATCTGGGAGAACACGACTTCAAACGGTTCTCCAAAGTATAAAGGGTTGTGTTGATCATGCTGCTTGCGTCCACTATGTGGTTCCCGGATAACAAACCCGTGAGGTTTGTCACCCGTGGAACCGGCACCACCGTACCCCTTTCAGGGTGTGGTGTGCCGTATAATTACAGTTATAACTTCACTATTGCAACACGTCGTTTTTTTGGTGTGTTGTGTTGTGACCATTGATTTCCCCTCACCCAGGTTTGTTTATGGGTGGTGCGGGTGGAAGGGTTACGGCGGTCATAGCGTGGGGGAAACGCCCGGTCCCATTCCGAACCCGGAAGCTAAGACCCACAGCGCCGATGGTACTGCATCCGGGAGGATGTGGGAGAGTAGGTCACCGCCGGACAATATTTACGGTTGAAAGACACCGGTTGTTCAGAGAGTAAGGCCCCGCTATTGGCGGGGCCTTACTTGTTTAACCAGGGAATGTCTATAGGTAATTTGGCCCCGGCTCGGCTTTCTGCGGATATAGCGGTTCCGCCTACCCCCGGCCTCGGATTCCACATACTGTGCCTAGCACACAGGCCGAACTGGTTTCGGCATGGTCACTCGCGAATCATCCCCAGGGATAGAAGCAGGAAGACCCCTATGAGCCATTATTCCTTTCCATCCGGCCCGCGGCGTCGGCCGGGGCACGGGCGCCGGCTACGCAGGTCACTCTTAGGTACGGCCGCCGCTGCGGCGCTGCTGCTGGCACCGTTCGCCGCACCCGCGAATGCCTCGTGGACAGAGCCGGACCCGAATGATCCGGCGCCGGTAGCCGGCACCAATGCGGAAGTCGTGACTACCGAGCTCGGGCCCGCTCAAAGGGTGCAGGCGTTCGTAGCTGACAATCCCACCCCGCCGGATCCCTTGACACCGTATCCGGAGGAGAACCCAGTGGGAGTGCCTGTGACCGGCCGGTTCGCGGGCATCATCATCACTGAGGATGCCGATGGCGGGATCGGGCAGATGTACTGCATCGACACAGCGGTGGAAACCATGGTCGGCATCGGCTACGTTCAGGGGGCTTGGGAGGAATCCAACGTAGCCAACATCGGCTACGTGAATTATGTCCTGAACAACTACTATCCTGCGAATCCCGCAGCGCCTGCGGGCTTAACGGCAAATCAGCAGGCTGCGGCGGTGCAGGGTGCGATTTGGTACTTCACCGACGGATACCTGGTCAATACATCGGAGACGGTCATCAGAGGCGCGGTTGAGGCGATCGTCGCCGACGCACAGGCCAATGGGCCCCTGGTGGAACCGCCCCCGCCGAACGTCACCGTGACTCCCCCGGCTGCCGCGGGTCCGGCGGGAGGCGTGGCGGGCCCGTTCACGGTGGCAGCGGAAGGAGCTGCGGAGGTTACCGTTTCCGTGCCGACCGGATACACCATGTTTGCCGACGCTGCAGGGACTGTCCCTATTTCGAGCGGGAGCGCTGTCACTTCGGGTACACAGATCTGGGTGGGTGGCCCGCCGGCATCCACCGACCCGGGAGTCCTTAGCGCCCGCGCTTCCGTCTCCGTCCAAACAGGCAACGTCTACCTCTACGACGGCGGCAATCCAGGCATGGATAATGCGCAACCCCTCATCCTTGCCGCGAACACGGTGTTGGAAGCCACTGCCGGGGCGACGGCGGAGTTCTTTGTAGCGGGAGACCTCGTGGTCAATAAGGTGTTTGCCGGCGGAGGAATCGGTAGCCAGGGCGCCATCACCCTCACCGTGGACTGCGGTGAAGCGGGGGCTTTTGTCTTTGACATTCCTGCCGGGACAGCTGCGCCGGTCAGCAACTCCGTGACAGACCTGCCGGTGGGTACGGTGTGCGCGGTGGCGGAAGAGGTGACCGGATCCACCGTGGAGGTAACGGTGACACCCGTACTCCCGGAGCCCGTGACAATCGCTGAAGGCGAAAACGTCCTGGAGGTCACTAACAATGTGGAATTCAACCCGGGCAGCCTGGTCGTGGCGAAAACCATCAGCGGCTCCGGTGCCGGCCTGCAGGACGACGTCGTGCTTCACATCCAGTGCGGCGACGGACTGATCGACGAGACCTTCGTGATCCCCGAGGAGACCACTGCGGATACCTTTACCCAGTTGTACGAAGGTATTCCGGCGGGAGTGTCGTGCCGGGTTTCGGAACCCGCGTCCGGAGCCAACGAGGACGTCACGGTGGAAACCTCAGGCACTGGTGAAGTGGCCATCCTGCCCGGACAGTCTCAAGCCGTCGAGGTGGTCAACGTGTATGCACCTGTGCCTTACACAGAACGCCTTCCGAAAACCGGAGCTGACGGTATGACAGGCCTAGCCCTGGCCGGCGGTGGAATATTGCTGGCCGGCGCTCTGCTGGTCCTGGGGCCATCGCGCCGGCGCCGTAGCTAACGCGGGATTTGCACCAATCCACGCCCAGCTGCAGCCGGGACCGGTCCTTTTCTTGGGCCGGCCCCGGCTGCGGTTTGGGTCGGTCCGGTCGATTTGCGGCCGGGTCGAAACCTGTGTAGAGTCTTCTAAGTCGCCGCGGCCGGGAGTTGGAAAACTTCACGAGCATGGCGGCCACACCACACCAAAAACATCCTGGTGATCCATCCTGCGCTGAGAAGCCCGGGAGCGGAAAGCCGGGGATTTGGCGTGGGTTTCTCCGGACAAAATGAAGCAGTCTTCGGAATATCCCGAATTGCTAAAACAGTCCGGATGAAATAGAATAAAGAAACACTGCAGCGAAGAGAAAAGAAAGACATTCAATTGTTTTTCCGAGTATTTCGGATGCATCTGTTGTTTGAGAACTCAATAGTGTGCCAAGTTTATTGATACCAATTATTTTAATTGGTTGAACTGGTTCTTCCGCCCACCCCGTGGGTTGGGAGGACTTTTTTAGCTGGTTTCGAATTTAGTGCAGGACCGTGCAGCCAATTTTCCTTGGCTCCGGTGCTGTGTCTGTAACACATTTACGGAGAGTTTGATCCTGGCTCAGGATGAACGCTGGCGGCGTGCTTAACACATGCAAGTCGAACGATGACTTTTGTGCTTGCACAAAATGATTAGTGGCGAACGGGTGAGTAACACGTGAGTAACCTGCCCTTAACTTCGGGATAAGCCTGGGAAACCGGGTCTAATACCGGATACGACGGTCCACCGCATGGTGGTCCGTGGAAAGCTTGATGCGGTTTTGGATGGACTCGCGGCCTATCAGCTAGTTGGTTGGGGTAATGGCCCACCAAGGCGACGACGGGTAGCCGGCCTGAGAGGGTGACCGGCCACACTGGGACTGAGACACGGCCCAGACTCCTACGGGAGGCAGCAGTGGGGAATATTGCACAATGGGCGAAAGCCTGATGCAGCGACGCCGCGTGAGGGACGAAGGCCTTCGGGTTGTAAACCTCTTTCAGCAGGGAAGAAGCGAAAGTGACGGTACCTGCAGAAGAAGCGCCGGCTAACTACGTGCCAGCAGCCGCGGTAATACGTAGGGCGCAAGCGTTATCCGGAATTATTGGGCGTAAAGAGCTCGTAGGCGGTTTGTCGCGTCTGCTGTGAAAGCCCGGGGCTCAACCCCGGGTCTGCAGTGGGTACGGGCAGACTAGAGTGCAGTAGGGGAGACTGGAATTCCTGGTGTAGCGGTGAAATGCGCAGATATCAGGAGGAACACCGATGGCGAAGGCAGGTCTCTGGGCTGTAACTGACGCTGAGGAGCGAAAGCATGGGGAGCGAACAGGATTAGATACCCTGGTAGTCCATGCCGTAAACGTTGGGCACTAGGTGTGGGGGACATTCCACGTTTTCCGCGCCGTAGCTAACGCATTAAGTGCCCCGCCTGGGGAGTACGGCCGCAAGGCTAAAACTCAAAGGAATTGACGGGGGCCCGCACAAGCGGCGGAGCATGCGGATTAATTCGATGCAACGCGAAGAACCTTACCAAGGCTTGACATGAACCGGAAAAGCGTAGAAATACGCTCCCCACTTGTGGTCGGTTTACAGGTGGTGCATGGTTGTCGTCAGCTCGTGTCGTGAGATGTTGGGTTAAGTCCCGCAACGAGCGCAACCCTCGTTCTATGTTGCCAGCGCGTTATGGCGGGGACTCATAGGAGACTGCCGGGGTCAACTCGGAGGAAGGTGGGGACGACGTCAAATCATCATGCCCCTTATGTCTTGGGCTTCACGCATGCTA
This genomic interval from Arthrobacter sp. zg-Y820 contains the following:
- a CDS encoding thioester domain-containing protein, which translates into the protein MGVPVTGRFAGIIITEDADGGIGQMYCIDTAVETMVGIGYVQGAWEESNVANIGYVNYVLNNYYPANPAAPAGLTANQQAAAVQGAIWYFTDGYLVNTSETVIRGAVEAIVADAQANGPLVEPPPPNVTVTPPAAAGPAGGVAGPFTVAAEGAAEVTVSVPTGYTMFADAAGTVPISSGSAVTSGTQIWVGGPPASTDPGVLSARASVSVQTGNVYLYDGGNPGMDNAQPLILAANTVLEATAGATAEFFVAGDLVVNKVFAGGGIGSQGAITLTVDCGEAGAFVFDIPAGTAAPVSNSVTDLPVGTVCAVAEEVTGSTVEVTVTPVLPEPVTIAEGENVLEVTNNVEFNPGSLVVAKTISGSGAGLQDDVVLHIQCGDGLIDETFVIPEETTADTFTQLYEGIPAGVSCRVSEPASGANEDVTVETSGTGEVAILPGQSQAVEVVNVYAPVPYTERLPKTGADGMTGLALAGGGILLAGALLVLGPSRRRRS